A genome region from Vulpes lagopus strain Blue_001 chromosome 7, ASM1834538v1, whole genome shotgun sequence includes the following:
- the LOC121495093 gene encoding olfactory receptor 10T2-like — MKASEKQQDNGTWLVTEFVLVGFSNLPDLRTTLFVLFFLTYLVTLSGNITIITIIHADRTLHTPMYRFLAVLSLSETSYTLVTIPNMLARLLTESQAISIPGCRAQMFFFLGLGCSHCFLLTLMGYDRYVAICHPLRYLVIMRPTVCLCLGALVFCSGFSVAWIETSMIFSSPFCGSDRVEHFFCDIAPVLKLSCSESAGKALAIFFLSILVVLVSFLLILLSYAFIVATIVRMPSAAGRRKAFSTCAAHLTVVIVHFGCASIIYLRPESGGEPGRDRLVAVFYTVVTPLLNPVVYTLRNKEVRVALRRALARSRGDFK; from the coding sequence GCTTCTGAGAAGCAGCAGGACAATGGCACCTGGCTGGTGACCGAGTTTGTGCTGGTGGGTTTCTCCAACCTCCCAGACCTGCGAACTACCCTCTTCGTGTTGTTCTTCCTCACATACCTGGTCACCCTCAGTGGcaacatcaccatcatcaccatcatccatgcGGATCGGACCCTCCACACTCCCATGTACCGCTTCCTGGCGGTGCTGTCCCTCTCCGAGACCTCCTACACACTGGTCACCATCCCGAACATGCTGGCTCGTCTGCTCACGGAGAGCCAGGCCATCTCCATCCCTGGCTGTCGGGCTCAGATGTTCTTCTTCCTGGGTCTGGGATGCAGCCACTGCTTCCTCCTCACCCTGATGGGTTATGACCGCTACGTAGCCATCTGCCACCCCCTGCGGTACTTGGTGATCATGAGACCCACAGTTTGCCTGTGCCTGGGAGCCCTGGTTTTCTGCTCTGGCTTCTCGGTGGCCTGGATCGAGACCAGCATGAtcttctcctcccctttctgCGGCAGCGACCGCGTGGAGCACTTTTTCTGTGACATCGCCCCGGTCCTGAAGCTCAGCTGCTCCGAGAGCGCGGGCAAAGCGCTGGCCATCTTCTTCCTCAGCATCCTCGTGGTGCTGGtctccttcctcctcatcctcctctcctACGCCTTCATCGTGGCCACCATCGTGAGGATGCCCTCAGCAGCCGGCCGGCGCAAGGCCTTCTCCACCTGCGCCGCGCACCTCACCGTGGTCATTGTGCATTTTGGCTGCGCCTCCATCATCTACCTGCGGCCCGAGTCTGGGGGCGAGCCTGGCCGGGACCGCCTGGTGGCTGTGTTCTACACGGTGGTGACGCCGCTGCTCAACCCCGTGGTGTACACCCTGCGCAACAAGGAGGTCAGGGTGGCTCTGAGGAGGGCGCTGGCGCGGAGCCGCGGCGATTTTAAATAA